In Apis mellifera strain DH4 linkage group LG3, Amel_HAv3.1, whole genome shotgun sequence, one DNA window encodes the following:
- the LOC100578925 gene encoding protein Tob1 — protein MHIEVQVALNFVISYLYNKLPRRRVNIFGEELEKALKDKFKGHWYPEKPFKGSAFRCLKTGDPVDPVLEKAAKESGVPIQDILENLPAELAVWVDPGEVSYRIGEMNAVKILYSETGDPHDESSADREVTKTFNPEAQCFRPIEAVGTSLGGLSLSPKSTSPFPSSLGSNASNGSSNNQQSGHGSGSSSAPSPTPITSSFKGSPSPVPAFIPRTTAPLTFTTATFAQTKFGSTKLKTSSKRANRMSPTEFSNYIKQRAMQQQIHHHHHHQHQQQQQQQQQQQQQQQQQQQQAAAAGGLPVSQTSPRSRSLSPGSIVAGGGQQHTTDPSAYFFQHGPATYHPQFPHRNIFDSSSHGGYLSADLYTGVNFPSSYLDPTTIAGHQFYGGSVNGTSNGAGSNGNTQSGGNLGPVGSAATNSNVNGSGQQQDKTALVEGLNNFGLGSVAPYPASQYQHLLVAN, from the exons ATGCACATCGAGGTGCAGGTGGCGCTCAACTTCGTGATATCGTACCTCTACAACAAACTGCCGCGAAGGCGGGTGAACATCTTCGGCGAGGAGCTCGAGAAGGCGCTCAAGGACAAGTTCAAGGGGCACTGGTACCCGGAGAAACCGTTCAAGGGGTCGGCGTTCAGATGCTTGAAGACGGGCGACCCGGTCGACCCGGTGCTGGAGAAGGCGGCGAAGGAGAGCGGCGTGCCGATCCAGGACATCCTGGAGAACCTTCCGGCCGAGCTGGCCGTGTGGGTGGACCCCGGTGAGGTGAGCTACCGCATCGGCGAGATGAACGCGGTGAAGATCCTCTACTCGGAGACGGGGGACCCGCACGACGAGAGCTCGGCCGACCGGGAGGTGACCAAGACGTTCAACCCCGAGGCCCAGTGCTTCAGGCCGATCGAGGCCGTGGGCACGTCGCTGGGCGGGCTCAGCCTTAGCCCCAAGTCCACGTCCCCGTTCCCGAGCTCGTTGGGCAGCAACGCGAGCAACGGGTCGTCCAACAACCAGCAGAGCGGCCACGGGTCCGGTTCCTCGTCGGCGCCCTCGCCGACGCCCATCACCAGCTCGTTCAAGGGCTCGCCCAGCCCCGTTCCGGCCTTCATCCCGCGCACCACGGCGCCGCTCACCTTCACCACGGCCACCTTCGCGCAGACCAAGTTCGGAAGCACCAAGTTGAAGACGAGCAGCAAACGAGCGAACAG AATGTCGCCGACCGAGTTCTCGAACTACATCAAGCAGCGGGCGATGCAGCAACAgatccaccaccaccaccaccaccagcaccagcagcagcagcagcagcagcaacagcaacagcagcaacagcagcagcagcagcagcaagcGGCAGCTGCGGGCGGGCTGCCCGTTTCGCAGACCTCTCCCCGAAGCCGCAGCCTCTCGCCCGGGAGCATAGTGGCGGGTGGCGGGCAACAGCACACCACGGATCCGAGCGCGTACTTCTTCCAGCACGGGCCGGCCACGTATCACCCCCAATTCCCCCATCGCAACATCTTCGACTCGTCGAGCCACGGCGGCTACCTGTCAGCCGACCTGTACACAGGCGTCAACTTCCCGTCGTCGTACCTCGACCCGACCACGATCGCCGGCCACCAGTTCTACGGAGGCAGCGTGAACGGGACGAGCAACGGGGCGGGAAGCAACGGAAACACGCAGAGCGGGGGGAATCTGGGCCCGGTCGGGTCAGCTGCGACGAACAGCAACGTGAACGGGTCCGGCCAGCAGCAGGACAAGACGGCGCTCGTCGAGGGGTTGAACAACTTTGGCCTTGGATCGGTGGCGCCGTACCCGGCCAGCCAGTACCAGCACCTCCTCGTAGCCAACTAA